A stretch of the Longimicrobium sp. genome encodes the following:
- a CDS encoding glycoside hydrolase family 3 N-terminal domain-containing protein, translated as MRLTRMRPACAALTGSILRPAFAVLAGSIILVSGGCAARSGAGAVQPETGPGAPPPSRWAERTLRSLSLREKVGQMMMPWVGGDYAAVDSREFDQLRQWVQGEGVGGVVMSVGLPHSYAAKLNELQRMAKVPLLVASDMENGPGMRMSGIYAYPYLLPQGGGTAFPPLMGLGAAGSDSLAFALGRATAAEARAVGVHVTFGPVLDVNSNPLNPIINTRSFGEDPALVARLGRAYVRGAREGGLLTTAKHFPGHGDAAEDSHLGLPAIQGDRARLDAVELAPFRAAVAEGIDGVMTAHIAAVGVLGKDAPPATLSPYFMTAVLRGEMGFRGLLYTDALDMGGVVNRYGDAEAAVLSVEAGADVLLMPRDVHVAVEAVVAAVRAGRISESRIDRSVLRILEDKARAGLDRTRLVDLDAVDHRVGTRAHEALAMEIARRSITLARDERGLVPLAASARRVLVVTYAEANDPISGIAFARALERPGRTIAGARADARTTDAELAALRAQADSADVVIVAAFVSPLERSGVIGVRGVIPAFVEELSRAGKPVVAVSFGTPYLLDAFASVPAYLLAWGGEPVCQEAAARALLGEAPITGRLPVSLPPWFKRGDGLDRPGQGGG; from the coding sequence ATGCGCCTGACCCGGATGCGCCCTGCCTGCGCCGCGCTCACCGGCTCGATTCTGCGCCCTGCCTTCGCCGTACTCGCCGGCTCGATCATCCTCGTGTCGGGCGGATGCGCGGCACGATCCGGGGCGGGCGCGGTGCAGCCGGAGACGGGGCCGGGCGCGCCGCCGCCGTCGCGCTGGGCGGAGCGCACGCTGCGGTCGCTGTCGCTGCGCGAGAAGGTGGGGCAGATGATGATGCCGTGGGTCGGCGGCGACTACGCGGCCGTCGACTCGCGCGAGTTCGACCAGCTGCGGCAGTGGGTGCAGGGCGAAGGCGTCGGCGGGGTGGTGATGTCGGTGGGCCTCCCGCACAGCTACGCCGCCAAGCTCAACGAGCTGCAGCGCATGGCGAAGGTCCCGCTCCTCGTCGCCAGCGACATGGAGAACGGGCCGGGGATGCGCATGTCCGGCATCTACGCCTATCCCTACCTCCTCCCCCAGGGCGGCGGGACGGCCTTCCCGCCGCTGATGGGGCTGGGCGCGGCCGGCTCCGATTCCCTTGCATTCGCGCTCGGCCGGGCGACGGCGGCCGAGGCGCGCGCGGTGGGGGTGCACGTCACCTTCGGGCCGGTGCTCGACGTCAACTCCAATCCCCTCAACCCCATCATCAACACCCGCTCGTTCGGCGAGGACCCGGCGCTGGTCGCCCGCCTCGGCCGCGCCTACGTCCGCGGCGCGCGCGAGGGCGGGCTGCTGACCACCGCCAAGCACTTCCCCGGGCACGGCGACGCGGCCGAGGACTCGCACCTGGGCCTCCCCGCCATCCAGGGCGACCGCGCGCGCCTCGACGCGGTGGAGCTGGCGCCCTTCCGCGCCGCGGTGGCGGAAGGGATCGACGGGGTGATGACGGCGCATATCGCCGCCGTGGGCGTGCTGGGGAAGGACGCGCCGCCCGCCACGCTGTCGCCCTACTTCATGACCGCGGTGCTGCGGGGGGAGATGGGCTTCCGCGGCCTCCTCTACACCGACGCGCTCGACATGGGCGGCGTGGTGAACCGCTACGGCGACGCCGAGGCCGCAGTCCTCTCCGTCGAGGCCGGCGCCGACGTGCTGCTGATGCCGCGCGACGTGCACGTCGCCGTCGAGGCCGTGGTCGCCGCGGTGCGCGCGGGGCGAATCTCCGAGTCGCGCATCGACCGCTCCGTCCTGCGCATCCTCGAGGACAAGGCGCGCGCGGGGCTGGATCGGACGCGGCTGGTGGACCTCGACGCCGTCGACCACCGCGTCGGCACGCGCGCGCACGAGGCGCTGGCGATGGAGATCGCGCGGCGCTCCATCACCCTCGCGCGCGACGAGCGGGGACTGGTGCCGCTGGCTGCGTCCGCCCGCCGCGTGCTCGTCGTCACCTATGCCGAGGCGAACGATCCGATCTCGGGGATCGCCTTCGCCCGCGCGCTGGAGCGCCCCGGGCGGACGATCGCCGGCGCGCGCGCCGACGCGCGGACGACGGACGCCGAGCTCGCCGCGCTGCGCGCGCAGGCCGACTCGGCGGACGTGGTGATCGTGGCCGCGTTCGTGTCGCCGCTGGAGCGCTCGGGGGTGATCGGCGTGCGCGGAGTGATCCCGGCGTTCGTGGAGGAGCTCTCGCGCGCGGGGAAGCCCGTCGTCGCCGTCTCCTTCGGCACGCCGTACCTGCTCGACGCGTTCGCCTCCGTCCCCGCGTACCTGCTGGCCTGGGGGGGCGAGCCCGTCTGCCAGGAAGCCGCCGCCCGCGCGCTGCTCGGCGAGGCGCCCATCACCGGCCGCCTCCCCGTCTCCCTCCCCCCCTGGTTCAAGCGCGGCGACGGGCTCGACCGGCCGGGGCAGGGCGGGGGATGA
- a CDS encoding RagB/SusD family nutrient uptake outer membrane protein, with translation MNGISMQRLALRSLVALAAAAALAACEGALNVDRPGQITEPQVTGGELNDALVAAAEGEFHVAFNWVANSGAAASDEAIFAHGWSPWEDYDERDITPASPAWDGIGYPWMQRARVTGVRSVRQLEAAKAPAIQIATALNYAGFSTLLLADYQCEVTFAGGPAVSRAVAYDSAISLFQRAVTLAAGNPQMLDMANVGMARAYLAKKDLNNAIVFAAKVAPSFEVWVKFVDSNNFGDWVDKYNLYYRTSGFISPAEFSLGLDPAEWTGKTDRRVPYNTAVQQRMFTSNPYPRSAFIPYVPYSFSRWTTEDTITGGNNIRFASGLEAQYIIAEASLYGGTGGWTSAQVQSFINARRAVGGHGPYGGADLKAELREQRKMDFFFAGYRMPDLIRYKANYGVDLWPKGKVGGYPANAPYMYGSTECWPIAQSEISTNPNL, from the coding sequence ATGAACGGGATTTCGATGCAGCGCCTGGCCCTGCGGTCGCTGGTGGCGCTCGCCGCGGCGGCGGCCCTGGCGGCGTGCGAGGGCGCGCTGAACGTGGACCGGCCGGGGCAGATCACCGAGCCGCAGGTGACGGGCGGCGAGCTGAACGACGCGCTGGTGGCCGCCGCCGAGGGCGAGTTCCACGTGGCCTTCAACTGGGTGGCCAACAGCGGCGCCGCGGCCAGCGACGAGGCCATCTTCGCGCACGGCTGGAGCCCGTGGGAAGACTACGACGAGCGCGACATCACCCCCGCCTCGCCCGCGTGGGACGGGATCGGCTACCCGTGGATGCAGCGCGCGCGGGTGACGGGGGTGAGGAGCGTGCGCCAGCTGGAGGCGGCCAAGGCGCCGGCCATCCAGATCGCCACCGCGCTGAACTACGCGGGGTTCAGCACGCTGCTGCTGGCCGACTACCAGTGCGAGGTGACCTTCGCCGGCGGGCCGGCCGTCTCCAGGGCCGTCGCCTACGACTCGGCCATCTCCCTCTTCCAGCGCGCCGTCACGCTGGCCGCGGGGAACCCGCAGATGCTCGACATGGCCAACGTGGGGATGGCGCGGGCGTACCTGGCGAAGAAGGACCTGAACAACGCCATCGTCTTTGCCGCGAAGGTGGCGCCGAGCTTCGAGGTGTGGGTGAAGTTCGTCGACAGCAACAACTTCGGCGACTGGGTGGACAAGTACAACCTGTACTACCGCACCTCGGGCTTCATCTCCCCGGCCGAGTTCTCGCTGGGGCTGGACCCGGCCGAGTGGACGGGGAAGACGGACCGGCGCGTTCCCTACAACACGGCGGTGCAGCAGCGGATGTTCACCAGCAACCCGTATCCGCGCTCGGCCTTCATCCCCTACGTCCCCTACTCGTTCAGCCGCTGGACCACCGAGGACACCATCACCGGCGGCAACAACATCCGCTTCGCGTCGGGGCTCGAGGCGCAGTACATCATCGCCGAGGCCAGCCTGTACGGCGGCACGGGGGGATGGACGAGCGCGCAGGTGCAGAGCTTCATCAACGCGCGGCGGGCGGTGGGCGGCCACGGCCCGTACGGCGGCGCGGACCTGAAGGCAGAGCTGCGCGAGCAGCGGAAGATGGACTTCTTCTTCGCCGGCTACCGGATGCCCGACCTGATCCGCTACAAGGCCAACTACGGCGTCGACCTGTGGCCGAAGGGGAAGGTGGGCGGCTACCCGGCCAACGCGCCGTACATGTACGGCAGCACCGAGTGCTGGCCGATCGCGCAGAGCGAGATCAGCACGAATCCGAATCTTTGA